A window of Methanorbis rubei contains these coding sequences:
- a CDS encoding FumA C-terminus/TtdB family hydratase beta subunit, which produces MIRLTTPLGAEVLDLKAGDRVLLSGTIYTARDEAHLKIREEGFPFDPKGAVIYHCGPVVDTEKGVIVAAGPTTSARMNSLTKPMIDAGVRALIGKGGMSAEAREALSGRAVYFAFTGGCAALAASCMELAACHYPELGMAEAVWEIRIKDMPLVVGIDAHGGDLFADVAKGVAERYQQLHWEK; this is translated from the coding sequence GTGATCCGCCTGACGACGCCGCTGGGCGCTGAGGTGCTGGATCTGAAGGCAGGAGACCGCGTACTGCTGTCGGGCACCATCTATACAGCACGCGATGAGGCGCATCTGAAGATCCGCGAAGAGGGTTTTCCGTTCGATCCGAAGGGAGCGGTTATTTACCACTGCGGTCCGGTGGTGGACACGGAGAAGGGCGTGATTGTTGCGGCAGGCCCGACAACGTCTGCCCGGATGAACTCGCTCACAAAACCGATGATCGATGCAGGGGTGCGGGCACTGATCGGAAAGGGCGGGATGTCAGCAGAAGCCCGCGAGGCTCTGTCCGGCAGAGCGGTCTACTTCGCGTTCACGGGAGGCTGCGCCGCACTTGCAGCATCCTGTATGGAGCTTGCTGCCTGCCACTATCCAGAGCTTGGTATGGCAGAGGCGGTCTGGGAGATTCGGATAAAGGATATGCCGCTTGTAGTGGGCATCGATGCGCACGGCGGCGATCTGTTTGCCGATGTGGCAAAGGGTGTCGCTGAGCGATACCAGCAGCTGCACTGGGAAAAATAA
- a CDS encoding fumarate hydratase, with protein sequence MSSLLFERLASAVAEATRDAEIFLPPDVEAALMHAAAAETNPVARGELANILENLDKAKSLSVPICQDTGIPVVYLTVPPTVPVTKELYDAISEGIRRATASVPLRPNAVDPISRHNSGDNTGQGLQPVHILPGDTLRVTVLPKGAGSENMSQIKMMLPSQTADIPKFVVDVVMAAGARPCPPIVVGVGIGGTFDGAAALAKEALLERIDVMDAYEQELCDAINTLGIGPMGLGGDTTALAVKVKRGFCHTASLPVAVNIQCWCCRRGIREVEL encoded by the coding sequence ATGAGTTCTCTGTTGTTTGAACGCCTTGCCTCAGCAGTTGCGGAGGCTACACGCGATGCGGAGATTTTTCTTCCCCCTGACGTCGAGGCTGCCCTGATGCATGCAGCAGCTGCGGAAACGAATCCGGTTGCACGCGGCGAGCTTGCGAACATTCTGGAGAATCTCGATAAGGCAAAGAGTCTCTCGGTCCCGATCTGTCAGGACACGGGAATTCCTGTGGTATATCTGACGGTGCCGCCAACGGTTCCCGTAACAAAGGAGCTGTATGATGCAATTAGCGAAGGGATCCGAAGAGCAACGGCATCGGTGCCGCTCCGGCCAAATGCGGTGGACCCGATCTCGCGGCACAACAGCGGGGACAATACAGGCCAAGGACTGCAGCCGGTGCATATACTTCCCGGGGACACACTGCGAGTGACGGTGCTGCCGAAAGGGGCAGGCTCAGAAAATATGTCGCAGATTAAAATGATGCTGCCGTCGCAGACCGCGGATATTCCCAAGTTCGTGGTGGATGTGGTAATGGCGGCAGGTGCCAGACCCTGTCCGCCGATTGTGGTAGGCGTTGGTATCGGCGGAACATTCGACGGTGCGGCAGCGCTTGCCAAAGAGGCACTGCTCGAACGAATCGATGTGATGGATGCGTATGAGCAGGAGCTCTGCGATGCGATCAATACGCTCGGTATCGGGCCGATGGGGCTTGGCGGAGATACGACTGCGCTTGCGGTGAAGGTAAAGCGCGGATTCTGCCACACGGCATCGCTGCCGGTCGCGGTGAACATCCAGTGCTGGTGCTGCCGGCGCGGTATCCGGGAGGTGGAATTGTGA
- a CDS encoding 50S ribosomal protein L16, with protein sequence MVRKPARMYRNLAKKAYCRREYMGGVPGVKVVQFDMGNLSAEFPVAIHLEALEACQIRHTAMEAARINMNRRLMKDVGRSNFHLKIRPYPHHVLREHKQATGAGADRVSEGMRLAFGKAVGTAARVAPRQRIFTVWTSPQYIDQAKDALLHSGYKLPTPTRIIVEN encoded by the coding sequence ATGGTAAGAAAACCAGCAAGAATGTACCGCAACCTTGCCAAGAAGGCATACTGCCGCCGTGAATACATGGGTGGTGTGCCAGGCGTAAAGGTTGTACAGTTTGATATGGGTAACCTTTCAGCCGAATTCCCGGTTGCAATTCACCTTGAAGCACTTGAGGCATGCCAGATCCGCCACACAGCAATGGAAGCGGCACGTATCAACATGAACAGACGCCTGATGAAGGATGTCGGAAGAAGCAACTTCCACCTCAAGATCCGCCCCTACCCGCACCACGTTCTCCGCGAACACAAGCAGGCAACCGGCGCAGGTGCAGACCGTGTGTCTGAGGGTATGCGTCTTGCATTCGGCAAGGCAGTCGGAACTGCAGCACGTGTGGCACCAAGACAGCGTATCTTTACCGTCTGGACCAGCCCGCAGTACATTGACCAGGCAAAGGACGCACTTCTGCACAGCGGATACAAGCTGCCCACGCCAACACGTATTATTGTTGAGAATTAA